In Cupriavidus taiwanensis, the following are encoded in one genomic region:
- a CDS encoding lactate permease LctP family transporter produces the protein MWSQVYDPLGNMALSTIAAGIPVAVLLAALAFFHMQAHLAAGLALLIGIVVASTVFGMPAAMAGKAAGLGIVSGLFPIGWIVLNIIFLHRLTTLNGSFKVLQNSISGITEDRRLQLLLVAFSFGAFFEGAAGFGTPVAVTGAILIGLGFSPLAASGLALIANTAPVAYGALGAPIIGLASVTGLDLLDLSAMIGRQLPFFSVIVPFWLIWAFAGFRGMLAIWPAILVAGVSFAIPQFLVSNFHGPWLVDVIAALVSMGALTLFLKVWHPKEIWTSTKILGRHDDSKVDHPEALEADARASAASAGISVARAWMPWVILTVFVFVWGIPEFKKLMDSLWAWKFAIPGLDKAIVKVPPVVPREVVEGAVFNFNVLSMAGTGIFVSAIAGGLLMGYTVPRLLKEYWETIKLVRYSLLTICAMFGVGYLTRYSGLDATLGLAFAHTGVFYPLFGTMLGWLGVALTGSDTASNVLFGGLQKTTAEQLGLSPVLMASANSSGGVMGKMIDAQSIVVASTATKWYGHEGDILRYVFFHSIVLAILVGLFVTLQAYVPPFTHMVIHHP, from the coding sequence GTGTGGAGTCAAGTCTATGACCCGCTAGGCAATATGGCGCTGTCGACCATTGCCGCGGGCATTCCCGTCGCCGTGCTGCTGGCAGCGCTGGCGTTCTTTCATATGCAGGCGCACCTGGCCGCCGGCCTGGCGCTGCTGATCGGCATCGTGGTCGCCTCCACGGTGTTCGGCATGCCGGCGGCGATGGCGGGCAAGGCGGCGGGGCTGGGCATCGTGTCCGGGCTGTTCCCGATCGGCTGGATCGTGCTGAACATCATCTTCCTGCACCGGCTGACAACCCTTAACGGGTCATTCAAGGTCTTGCAGAACTCGATCTCCGGCATCACCGAAGACCGCCGCCTGCAGCTGCTGCTGGTGGCGTTCAGCTTCGGCGCCTTCTTCGAGGGCGCGGCCGGCTTCGGCACGCCGGTGGCCGTGACCGGTGCCATCCTGATCGGGCTGGGCTTCTCGCCGCTGGCGGCTTCGGGCCTGGCGCTGATCGCCAACACCGCGCCGGTGGCGTACGGCGCGCTGGGCGCGCCGATCATCGGGCTGGCCTCGGTGACCGGGCTGGACCTGCTCGACCTGTCGGCAATGATCGGCCGCCAGCTGCCGTTCTTCTCGGTGATCGTGCCGTTCTGGCTGATCTGGGCCTTTGCCGGCTTCCGCGGCATGCTGGCGATCTGGCCGGCGATCCTGGTGGCGGGCGTGAGCTTCGCCATCCCGCAGTTCCTGGTGTCGAACTTCCACGGCCCGTGGCTGGTGGACGTGATCGCCGCGCTGGTGTCGATGGGCGCGCTGACGCTGTTCCTGAAGGTCTGGCATCCGAAGGAAATCTGGACCTCGACCAAGATCCTGGGCCGCCACGACGACTCCAAGGTCGACCACCCCGAGGCGCTCGAAGCCGACGCCCGCGCCAGCGCCGCCTCGGCCGGCATCTCGGTGGCCAGGGCCTGGATGCCGTGGGTGATCCTGACGGTGTTCGTCTTCGTCTGGGGCATCCCCGAGTTCAAGAAGCTGATGGACAGCCTGTGGGCCTGGAAATTCGCGATCCCGGGCCTGGACAAGGCCATCGTCAAGGTGCCGCCGGTGGTGCCCAGGGAAGTGGTCGAGGGCGCGGTGTTCAACTTCAACGTGCTGTCGATGGCCGGCACCGGCATCTTCGTCTCGGCCATCGCCGGCGGCCTGCTGATGGGCTATACGGTGCCGCGGCTGCTCAAGGAATACTGGGAGACCATCAAGCTGGTGCGCTACTCGCTGCTGACCATCTGCGCCATGTTCGGCGTCGGCTACCTGACGCGCTACTCGGGCCTCGATGCCACGCTGGGACTGGCCTTTGCGCACACGGGCGTGTTCTACCCGCTGTTCGGCACCATGCTGGGCTGGCTGGGCGTGGCGCTGACCGGCTCGGACACGGCCTCGAACGTGCTGTTCGGCGGCCTGCAGAAGACCACCGCCGAGCAGCTGGGGCTGTCGCCGGTGCTGATGGCTTCGGCCAACAGCTCGGGCGGCGTGATGGGCAAGATGATCGACGCGCAGTCCATCGTGGTGGCCTCGACCGCCACCAAGTGGTACGGCCACGAGGGCGACATCCTGCGCTACGTGTTCTTCCACTCGATCGTGCTGGCGATCCTGGTGGGCCTGTTCGTGACGCTGCAGGCCTACGTGCCGCCGTTCACGCATATGGTGATCCATCACCCCTGA
- a CDS encoding ABC transporter ATP-binding protein codes for MLRRLERLIDPFRHMPDREPPGQVMRFYTWYLREVWGVFVLLLLVGLVGALIEVALFSFLGRLVDMAQTTPGAEFFSRHRNELVWMAVVAVLLRPVFFGLHDVLVHQVISPSLSNLIRWQNHRYVLKQSLSFFQNDFAGRIAQRIMQTGFSLRDSAVQAVDALWHVVIYAVSSLVLFAQADWRLMIPLLLWIACYVAALLYFVPRVKQRSVVATESRSRLMGRIVDGYTNITTLKLFAHTRQEEDYARDAMAEQTEKTRQAGRMVSGMDVTITAMNGALIAGTTGLAVWLWSTGHVTTGAIALTTGLVIRINNMSGWIMWVVNGIFENVGQVQDGMKTIAVPRQVTDRPGAQPLRVTHGEVRFEQVAFHYGKGSGVIEGVNLTVRPGEKIGLVGPSGAGKSTLVNLLLRLYDVESGRILIDGQDIAGVTQESLRAQIGMVTQDTSLLHRSIRENLLYGKPSSTEAELAAALHRARADAFIPHLVDAHGNTGLEAQVGERGVKLSGGQRQRIAIARVLLKNAPILILDEATSALDSEVEAAIQESLETLMQGKTVIAIAHRLSTIARMDRLVVLDNGHIVESGTHAQLLAHGGLYARLWAHQTGGFVGVD; via the coding sequence ATGTTGCGTCGCCTGGAAAGACTGATCGACCCTTTTCGCCATATGCCCGACCGCGAGCCGCCGGGCCAGGTGATGCGCTTCTACACGTGGTACCTGCGCGAGGTCTGGGGCGTGTTCGTGCTGCTGTTGCTGGTGGGCCTGGTCGGCGCGCTGATCGAGGTGGCGCTGTTCAGCTTCCTGGGGCGGCTGGTCGACATGGCGCAGACCACCCCCGGCGCCGAATTCTTCAGCCGGCACCGCAACGAGCTGGTGTGGATGGCGGTGGTGGCGGTGCTGCTGCGCCCCGTCTTCTTCGGCCTGCACGACGTGCTGGTGCACCAGGTGATCAGCCCCAGCCTGTCCAACCTGATCCGCTGGCAGAACCACCGCTACGTGCTCAAGCAGAGCCTGTCGTTCTTCCAGAACGACTTTGCCGGGCGCATTGCCCAGCGCATCATGCAGACCGGCTTCTCGCTGCGCGACTCCGCGGTGCAGGCGGTCGATGCGCTGTGGCATGTGGTGATCTACGCGGTCAGCTCGCTGGTGCTGTTCGCGCAGGCCGACTGGCGGCTGATGATCCCGCTGCTGCTGTGGATCGCCTGCTACGTCGCCGCGCTGCTGTACTTCGTGCCGCGCGTGAAGCAGCGCTCGGTGGTCGCGACCGAATCGCGCTCGCGGCTGATGGGGCGCATCGTCGACGGCTACACCAATATCACCACGCTCAAGCTGTTCGCCCATACCCGGCAGGAAGAAGACTACGCGCGCGACGCCATGGCCGAGCAGACCGAGAAGACGCGCCAGGCCGGGCGCATGGTCAGCGGCATGGACGTCACCATCACCGCGATGAACGGCGCGCTGATCGCCGGCACCACCGGGCTCGCGGTATGGCTGTGGAGCACCGGGCATGTCACCACCGGCGCGATCGCGCTGACCACCGGGCTGGTGATCCGCATCAACAATATGTCCGGCTGGATCATGTGGGTGGTCAACGGCATCTTCGAGAACGTCGGGCAGGTGCAGGACGGCATGAAGACCATCGCGGTGCCGCGCCAGGTCACTGACCGCCCGGGGGCGCAGCCGCTGCGCGTCACCCACGGCGAAGTCCGCTTCGAGCAGGTGGCCTTCCACTACGGCAAGGGCTCGGGCGTGATCGAGGGCGTCAACCTGACCGTGCGGCCGGGCGAGAAGATCGGACTGGTCGGCCCTTCCGGCGCGGGCAAATCGACGCTGGTCAACCTGCTGCTGCGGCTCTATGACGTGGAAAGCGGGCGCATCCTGATCGACGGGCAGGACATCGCCGGTGTTACGCAGGAAAGCCTGCGCGCGCAGATCGGCATGGTCACGCAGGACACCTCGCTGCTGCACCGCTCGATCCGCGAGAACCTGCTCTACGGCAAGCCCTCGAGCACGGAAGCCGAACTGGCCGCCGCGCTGCACCGCGCCCGCGCCGACGCGTTCATCCCGCACCTGGTCGATGCCCACGGCAACACCGGGCTGGAGGCGCAGGTCGGCGAGCGCGGCGTGAAGCTGTCAGGCGGCCAGCGCCAGCGCATCGCGATCGCGCGCGTGCTGCTGAAGAACGCGCCGATCCTGATCCTGGACGAAGCCACCTCGGCGCTGGACTCCGAAGTGGAAGCCGCGATCCAGGAAAGCCTGGAAACGCTGATGCAGGGCAAGACCGTGATCGCGATCGCGCACCGGCTCTCGACCATCGCGCGGATGGACCGGCTGGTGGTGCTGGACAACGGGCATATCGTGGAGAGCGGCACGCATGCGCAATTGCTGGCGCACGGGGGGTTGTATGCGCGGCTGTGGGCGCATCAGACTGGGGGGTTCGTGGGGGTGGATTGA